From the genome of Marixanthomonas ophiurae, one region includes:
- a CDS encoding YceI family protein — protein MDTLKNIKKILRYLLILVVITPVSVAQTYQLNNASSTLKVDGTSNIHDWEIIAENQQGKLLAEFENEQLVKIKQLDFTVKAESLKSGKSRMDKNTYKALNTDKYKQISYTLTNVNNINCTTLGNCKATTMGELTIVGTTKPIIIIFDVRVVDDKIILSGNKSIRMTEYNVDPPTALLGTITTGDELNIIFQSVFLK, from the coding sequence ATGGACACTTTAAAAAATATAAAAAAGATACTAAGATACTTACTTATTTTGGTTGTTATCACACCCGTTTCTGTAGCCCAAACATATCAATTAAACAATGCTTCTTCTACCTTAAAAGTGGATGGAACTTCTAATATTCACGATTGGGAAATCATTGCAGAAAACCAACAGGGAAAACTGCTTGCCGAATTCGAAAATGAGCAACTGGTAAAAATAAAACAACTTGATTTTACAGTAAAAGCAGAAAGCCTAAAGAGCGGAAAGTCTAGAATGGATAAAAACACCTATAAGGCACTGAATACGGACAAATACAAACAAATATCTTATACGTTGACCAACGTAAATAATATTAACTGCACAACTTTAGGAAATTGTAAAGCAACCACGATGGGAGAACTTACTATTGTAGGTACTACTAAACCCATAATTATCATTTTTGATGTAAGGGTAGTAGATGACAAGATTATCCTATCTGGTAATAAGTCAATTAGAATGACCGAATATAATGTAGACCCACCCACCGCTTTACTTGGTACGATAACCACTGGTGATGAATTGAACATTATTTTTCAGTCAGTTTTCTTAAAATAA